In one Mycoplasmopsis canis PG 14 genomic region, the following are encoded:
- a CDS encoding 23S rRNA (pseudouridine(1915)-N(3))-methyltransferase RlmH, whose translation MKLNIVAVGSLSKEYQLIFDDYVKKVNFFAKVNVIEVKEQKISNIELKKQKETELILEKIPKNSLVIYLSLKGKQIDSEEFAQNITNIDNITFVIGGSNGVNEEMFQNKINFSKMTFPHQLFRVMLIEQIYRAFTIKNGITYHK comes from the coding sequence ATGAAATTAAATATTGTTGCAGTAGGCAGTTTATCAAAAGAATATCAACTGATATTTGATGACTATGTCAAAAAGGTTAACTTTTTTGCAAAGGTAAATGTAATTGAAGTTAAAGAGCAAAAAATTTCAAACATAGAATTAAAAAAACAAAAAGAAACTGAATTAATATTAGAAAAAATACCTAAAAATTCTTTGGTTATTTACTTATCTCTAAAAGGTAAGCAAATTGATTCTGAAGAATTTGCACAAAATATAACAAATATAGATAATATAACTTTTGTTATAGGTGGTTCTAATGGTGTTAATGAAGAAATGTTTCAAAACAAAATAAATTTTTCGAAAATGACTTTTCCTCACCAATTATTCAGAGTAATGTTAATTGAGCAAATATATAGAGCTTTTACTATTAAAAATGGTATAACTTATCATAAATAA